Proteins encoded in a region of the Halosimplex halophilum genome:
- a CDS encoding periplasmic substrate-binding domain-containing protein: MPRDHTGSGSDLSRRQYAQVLAGLGAAGLAGCPSGSGGDTPTDGGGGDPTDTDSGDGGDGGSTPTDTESGGSETATDRQAVTDTIRVAANNSPDVFDLNPWTPQDNTTGDRFIFELNGLNNVHIPDNGYSGTTVPTPHKPDHEEVEVMTWIEDWSVEEPYDWRQTYDDRASFWNGDPYDAPTLVQHNHTAWFFNGNKYTEGSTFNEEAEEQWVRHGWYDKGSVPDQEPNPVARPILEDTATGLLFNYPMHPDFTEPYLERYQDASSSDQVSQVSDDVGSDRISLQRLQENGWGSGMYVLESMDDVGSESMVLRKDDDHPNAGHTNVEKLEVYWADTSRRQTLASNGSLDMNSGAVTPNSDFSREMLPDHAQELSRWLNATLGTQWLMNWHNEHLQRLWVRRALIEAVDWNAVVANGWGPETGITTSYDTFLMDSENESTFSEEFLDSLHTYSREQNLENANQYMRNAGYSKQGGQWVDPNGNTASIDLMAQSGNTSYVQGSQTIRANLANWGFGVNLSTQGFSTWSNNLNPEGDGLNFDTSLFWSDTDTIFGKYNDRGAWWGEALLGGSPTAGSVFRLTEDDDRDTQNKPVHVELPEEVGSIEAPDEAGINPDLENGREVDMFEVVQEIRQPGNSEERVLELYRTCAQYYNFYLPDFVFAQSLTGVWGNVRDFDWPGPDQQALDYARNTSVATGTIMTGLTQASTDTEFEPPE, from the coding sequence ATGCCACGCGATCACACTGGCAGTGGTTCGGATCTGTCACGGAGACAGTACGCGCAGGTACTCGCCGGCCTGGGTGCGGCCGGCCTGGCCGGGTGCCCGAGCGGCAGCGGCGGGGACACACCGACCGACGGCGGCGGTGGCGACCCGACCGATACCGACTCCGGGGACGGCGGAGACGGCGGGAGCACGCCGACGGACACCGAGAGCGGCGGGAGCGAGACCGCGACGGACCGGCAGGCCGTCACCGACACGATCCGGGTGGCGGCCAACAACTCGCCGGACGTGTTCGACTTGAACCCGTGGACCCCGCAGGACAACACCACCGGGGACAGGTTCATCTTCGAACTCAACGGGCTCAACAACGTCCACATCCCCGACAACGGCTACAGCGGGACGACGGTGCCGACGCCACACAAGCCCGACCACGAGGAGGTCGAAGTGATGACGTGGATCGAGGACTGGTCGGTCGAGGAGCCCTACGACTGGCGCCAGACGTACGACGACCGGGCGTCCTTCTGGAACGGCGACCCCTACGACGCGCCGACGCTGGTCCAGCACAACCACACCGCCTGGTTCTTCAACGGCAACAAGTACACCGAGGGCTCGACGTTCAACGAGGAGGCCGAGGAGCAGTGGGTCCGCCACGGCTGGTACGACAAGGGGTCGGTACCGGATCAGGAACCGAACCCCGTCGCCAGGCCCATCCTCGAGGACACGGCGACCGGCCTCCTGTTCAACTACCCGATGCACCCCGACTTCACGGAGCCGTACCTCGAGCGCTACCAGGACGCCAGCTCCTCGGACCAGGTCTCGCAGGTCAGCGACGACGTGGGGAGCGACCGCATCTCCCTCCAGCGGCTCCAGGAGAACGGCTGGGGCTCGGGGATGTACGTCCTCGAATCCATGGACGACGTGGGGTCGGAGTCGATGGTCCTCCGCAAGGACGACGACCACCCCAACGCCGGCCACACGAACGTCGAGAAGCTGGAGGTCTACTGGGCGGACACGAGCCGGCGGCAGACGCTCGCGTCGAACGGCTCGCTCGACATGAACAGCGGCGCCGTCACGCCGAACTCCGATTTCAGTCGGGAGATGCTCCCCGACCACGCACAGGAGCTGTCGCGGTGGCTCAACGCCACGCTCGGGACCCAGTGGCTGATGAACTGGCACAACGAGCACCTCCAGCGGCTGTGGGTCCGCCGCGCGCTCATCGAGGCGGTCGACTGGAACGCCGTCGTCGCCAACGGCTGGGGCCCGGAGACGGGCATCACGACCTCCTACGACACGTTCCTGATGGACTCGGAGAACGAGTCGACGTTCTCCGAGGAGTTCCTCGACAGCCTGCACACCTACTCGCGCGAGCAGAACCTCGAGAACGCCAACCAGTACATGCGCAACGCGGGCTACAGCAAGCAGGGCGGCCAGTGGGTCGACCCCAACGGGAACACCGCGAGCATCGACCTGATGGCCCAGTCGGGCAACACGAGCTACGTCCAGGGCTCCCAGACCATCCGGGCGAACCTCGCCAACTGGGGCTTCGGCGTCAACCTCTCGACACAGGGGTTCTCGACGTGGTCGAACAACCTCAACCCCGAGGGCGACGGGCTGAACTTCGACACGTCGCTGTTCTGGTCGGACACCGACACGATCTTCGGCAAGTACAACGACCGGGGCGCCTGGTGGGGCGAGGCGCTGCTGGGCGGCAGCCCCACCGCCGGCAGCGTCTTCCGGCTCACCGAAGACGACGACCGCGACACCCAGAACAAGCCCGTCCACGTCGAGCTGCCCGAGGAGGTCGGCTCCATCGAGGCGCCCGACGAGGCCGGCATCAACCCCGACCTGGAGAACGGCCGCGAGGTCGACATGTTCGAGGTCGTCCAGGAGATCCGCCAGCCGGGCAACTCCGAGGAGCGGGTGCTGGAGCTGTACCGCACCTGCGCGCAGTACTACAACTTCTATCTCCCCGACTTCGTGTTCGCCCAGTCGCTGACCGGCGTCTGGGGCAACGTCCGCGACTTCGACTGGCCCGGTCCGGACCAGCAAGCGCTGGACTACGCCCGCAACACCAGCGTCGCGACCGGCACCATCATGACCGGGCTCACCCAGGCCAGCACCGACACTGAGTTCGAACCGCCCGAGTGA
- a CDS encoding ATP-binding protein, which yields MTFVIGRGKVVQADDDAPAGRLGTYRARDGSSGAPLHVDLDGPHATLVVGKRGYGKSYTLGVLAEALARARGVAPVVADPMGVFPTLGEPAEGDPVPAEVIDDPAITATTLDPRSWCALLDLSPESGAGGLVWRAAQDESTLADMRANVKATDAPGVDRRAAVNHLDLADSWGIFDPGGMDAAELGSGAATVVDVSGLDAAPMNAVVRGIGEALYRARVNGEIARLPWYLVDEAHTFFQGVGEAALETILTRGRAPGVSLVLATQRPSAVSEVAVSQSDIVVSHRLTSEADLEALEAAQPTYMSGSLAERLPTSPGEVVVIDDATETVHSAKVRRRETPHGGDSPSASDVAVDADD from the coding sequence GTGACGTTCGTCATCGGACGGGGGAAGGTGGTGCAGGCCGACGACGACGCGCCCGCGGGTCGCCTGGGGACCTACCGGGCCCGCGACGGCTCCAGCGGCGCGCCGCTGCACGTCGACCTCGACGGGCCGCACGCGACGCTGGTCGTCGGGAAGCGCGGCTACGGGAAGTCCTACACGCTGGGCGTCCTCGCGGAGGCGCTCGCGCGCGCTCGCGGCGTCGCGCCCGTCGTCGCCGACCCGATGGGCGTGTTCCCGACGCTGGGCGAACCCGCGGAGGGCGACCCCGTCCCCGCCGAAGTGATCGACGACCCGGCGATCACGGCGACGACGCTGGACCCGCGGTCGTGGTGCGCGTTGCTGGATCTCTCCCCCGAGAGCGGCGCGGGCGGCCTCGTCTGGCGGGCCGCCCAGGACGAGTCGACGCTCGCCGACATGCGCGCGAACGTCAAAGCGACCGACGCGCCCGGCGTCGACAGACGCGCCGCGGTCAACCACCTCGATCTGGCCGACTCGTGGGGTATCTTCGACCCCGGGGGGATGGACGCCGCGGAACTGGGCAGCGGGGCGGCGACGGTCGTCGACGTGTCGGGGCTGGACGCGGCGCCGATGAACGCCGTGGTCCGGGGCATCGGCGAGGCGCTGTACCGCGCCCGCGTGAACGGGGAGATCGCGCGGCTCCCGTGGTACCTGGTCGACGAGGCCCACACCTTCTTCCAGGGGGTCGGCGAGGCCGCCCTCGAAACTATCCTCACACGCGGGCGCGCACCCGGCGTCAGCCTCGTGCTCGCGACCCAGCGCCCCAGCGCCGTCTCGGAGGTCGCCGTCTCGCAGTCGGACATCGTGGTCTCCCACCGGCTCACCTCGGAGGCCGACCTCGAAGCGCTGGAGGCCGCCCAGCCGACCTACATGTCGGGCTCGCTGGCCGAGCGGCTGCCCACGAGCCCCGGCGAGGTGGTCGTCATCGACGACGCGACGGAGACGGTCCACTCGGCGAAGGTCCGCCGTCGCGAGACGCCACACGGCGGGGACAGTCCCAGCGCCAGCGACGTGGCGGTCGACGCCGACGACTAA
- a CDS encoding dihydrodipicolinate synthase family protein has product MANTGPTHDVSIHGVIPPTITAFTDEEELAPDATAAHARFVVDRGVHGVFPLGTNGEFPMLKPDEREAVIEAVVDEVGEEVPVIAGVSAPSTRNTVSYALDAEGAGADAVVVGIPYYYPIDNDAVVEHYEEVTDAVDIPVYIYHFPARMGNKLDLDTLDRLAAIEGIVGVKDSSGDVAWLGQAIDRHPELTYLAGLDSLLFAELEIGCTGLVSAVSNVFPEMTVELYESYVDGDETRARELQSRVFDVWKAIDQGPYLGGVKSALDLHPEVDFDPGPMRRPLQRMSEEEEVQLERTLRTLDLI; this is encoded by the coding sequence ATGGCGAATACTGGCCCGACGCACGACGTATCGATACACGGGGTGATCCCGCCGACGATCACCGCCTTCACCGACGAGGAGGAGCTGGCGCCCGACGCGACGGCCGCCCACGCGCGGTTCGTGGTGGACCGGGGGGTCCACGGCGTCTTCCCGCTGGGGACCAACGGGGAGTTCCCGATGCTCAAGCCCGACGAGCGCGAGGCGGTCATCGAGGCCGTCGTCGACGAGGTGGGCGAGGAGGTCCCCGTGATCGCCGGCGTCAGCGCGCCCAGCACCCGCAACACCGTCTCCTACGCGCTCGACGCCGAGGGGGCGGGCGCCGACGCCGTCGTCGTCGGCATCCCCTACTACTACCCGATCGACAACGACGCCGTCGTCGAGCACTACGAGGAGGTGACCGACGCCGTCGACATCCCGGTGTACATCTACCACTTCCCCGCCCGGATGGGCAACAAGCTCGACCTGGACACGCTGGACCGGCTGGCGGCCATCGAGGGGATCGTCGGCGTCAAGGACTCCAGCGGCGACGTGGCGTGGCTCGGCCAGGCCATCGACCGCCACCCCGAACTCACCTACCTCGCCGGCCTCGACTCGCTGCTCTTTGCCGAGCTGGAGATCGGCTGTACCGGCCTCGTCAGCGCCGTCTCGAACGTCTTCCCGGAGATGACCGTCGAACTGTACGAGTCGTACGTCGACGGCGACGAGACCCGCGCCCGCGAGCTGCAGAGCCGCGTGTTCGACGTGTGGAAGGCCATCGACCAGGGTCCCTATCTGGGCGGCGTCAAGTCCGCGCTGGACCTGCATCCCGAGGTCGACTTCGACCCCGGCCCGATGCGGCGGCCGCTCCAGCGGATGAGCGAGGAGGAGGAAGTGCAACTGGAGCGGACGCTGCGGACGCTCGACCTGATCTAG
- a CDS encoding cell division protein SepF produces MGLMSKILGESGGSRQKEDYVEIESDGVDAGAAAASREVRIAKIGDKQDVIDIKDAVYDGDVVIADITRHTTQDRTMEHITDELKQVANEVGGDIAQKGDDQLIITPHGVAINRDPLGQ; encoded by the coding sequence ATGGGACTTATGAGCAAGATCCTCGGGGAATCCGGGGGCAGCCGGCAGAAAGAGGACTACGTCGAGATCGAGAGCGACGGGGTCGACGCGGGGGCGGCGGCGGCCTCGCGGGAGGTCCGCATCGCCAAGATCGGGGACAAACAGGACGTCATCGACATCAAGGACGCCGTCTACGACGGCGACGTGGTGATCGCCGACATCACGCGTCACACGACCCAGGACCGGACGATGGAGCACATCACCGACGAGCTCAAGCAGGTCGCCAACGAGGTCGGCGGCGACATCGCCCAGAAGGGCGACGACCAGCTCATCATCACGCCCCACGGCGTCGCGATCAACCGCGACCCGCTCGGGCAGTAA
- a CDS encoding DUF6432 family protein, translated as MQAKPEYRDRDEVEVAVLDALADRREEGMTVFELRSRVEVDIDTLEDALADLKEDGLIEAHQEDHRTVIVPEDGVVGPVDPDDDSLVDQIRERLPF; from the coding sequence ATGCAGGCGAAACCGGAGTATCGCGACCGCGACGAGGTCGAGGTCGCGGTCCTGGACGCGCTGGCCGACCGGCGCGAGGAGGGGATGACCGTCTTCGAACTCCGGTCGCGGGTGGAAGTCGACATCGACACGCTGGAGGACGCGCTGGCCGACCTGAAGGAGGACGGCCTCATCGAGGCCCACCAGGAGGACCACCGCACCGTCATCGTCCCCGAGGACGGCGTCGTCGGCCCCGTCGACCCCGACGACGACTCGCTCGTCGACCAGATCCGCGAGCGCCTCCCGTTCTGA
- a CDS encoding MFS transporter, protein MTTSDASGSTAAAAAKPRGRAGVFVSICAFSFLVNFGRIAFAPLVDYFIRTGVSPATAGLAATAVWVGSALPRLPTGYLLTLVSRHRVITGMGAFLAAAAAFTAYSPNVRVTVAGALFVGLASGVFFIAANPLVSELYPERVGLAVGLRGMASQIAAVTAPFLVSVAIARGSWQLSFRALAALAVVVTLVFVLAVRRAELPEAGVDDRDLLGAIRAQWRLVAAGVVFVGFTGFVWQGVFNFYVTYLGAKGIQAGPANTLLTITFAAGVPSFVVAGRLADRFDYLPVLLAILGGFVVTLFALTLVSSWVAVAAVSVVMSLVVHGLFPVADAYLLDSLPDENRASAYSGYSAVMMLMQAPGGVAVGTFYQFGLSYSGVFRAYAALVAVIAVGMAALARAGRLPTGQ, encoded by the coding sequence GTGACCACGAGCGACGCGTCCGGTTCGACCGCCGCGGCCGCAGCGAAGCCCCGCGGCCGCGCCGGCGTGTTCGTCTCCATCTGCGCGTTCTCCTTCCTCGTGAACTTCGGCCGCATCGCGTTCGCCCCGCTGGTCGACTACTTCATCCGAACCGGGGTCAGCCCAGCCACCGCGGGGCTGGCCGCCACCGCCGTCTGGGTCGGCAGCGCGCTCCCGCGCCTGCCGACGGGGTATCTGCTCACTCTCGTCTCGCGCCACCGCGTCATCACCGGGATGGGCGCCTTCCTCGCCGCAGCGGCTGCGTTCACCGCCTACTCCCCGAACGTCCGCGTCACCGTCGCCGGCGCGCTGTTCGTCGGCCTCGCCTCCGGCGTCTTCTTCATCGCCGCCAACCCGCTGGTCAGCGAGCTCTACCCCGAGCGGGTGGGTCTGGCGGTCGGCCTCCGCGGGATGGCCTCGCAGATCGCCGCCGTCACCGCCCCCTTCCTCGTCTCGGTCGCCATCGCCCGCGGGTCGTGGCAGCTCTCCTTCCGCGCGCTGGCCGCCCTCGCAGTCGTCGTCACCCTCGTCTTCGTCCTCGCGGTCCGGCGGGCCGAGCTGCCCGAGGCGGGCGTCGACGACCGCGACCTGCTGGGTGCGATCCGCGCCCAGTGGCGACTGGTCGCCGCCGGCGTCGTCTTCGTCGGCTTCACCGGTTTCGTCTGGCAGGGCGTGTTCAACTTCTACGTCACCTACCTCGGCGCGAAGGGCATCCAGGCCGGCCCCGCCAACACCCTGCTGACGATCACCTTCGCCGCCGGCGTCCCGTCGTTCGTCGTCGCCGGCCGGCTGGCCGACCGCTTCGACTACCTCCCGGTCCTGCTGGCCATCCTCGGCGGGTTCGTCGTCACCCTGTTCGCGCTCACGCTCGTCTCCTCGTGGGTCGCGGTCGCCGCCGTCTCCGTCGTCATGAGCCTGGTCGTCCACGGCCTGTTCCCCGTCGCCGACGCCTACCTGCTGGACTCGCTGCCCGACGAGAACCGCGCCAGCGCCTACTCGGGCTACAGCGCCGTCATGATGCTCATGCAGGCCCCCGGCGGCGTCGCCGTCGGGACGTTCTACCAGTTCGGCCTCTCCTATTCGGGCGTCTTCCGCGCCTACGCCGCCCTCGTCGCCGTCATCGCCGTCGGAATGGCCGCCCTCGCCCGCGCCGGCCGGCTCCCGACCGGCCAGTGA
- a CDS encoding DUF7260 family protein, producing the protein MTDTPQDRVADAIGVVDTEIEYTADERAAFDRFRARLSKVEPWTPATADGNAIDAANAGTGPGAAGSAPTLAATRSEPRAGAGLRTVRTAYRETVMAVPHFEAEYDETLRESLAAEFGADVAAQVVDGARLTPPLYRALGAAVDRAVDERQRFRRTLERERDSLAAVRDGLAACERRLDEVAAELDGADAERPGRLDERLADAEATCADLADERQRLVHGCPAVPLSGVDGVSLVTFLYGDRERRCPALAAVADCLERVRDLRTRCLR; encoded by the coding sequence ATGACGGACACACCACAGGACCGCGTCGCCGACGCCATCGGGGTCGTAGACACCGAGATCGAGTACACCGCCGACGAGCGGGCGGCGTTCGACCGCTTCCGCGCCCGTCTCTCGAAGGTCGAGCCGTGGACCCCCGCGACCGCCGACGGGAACGCGATCGACGCCGCGAACGCCGGCACGGGCCCGGGAGCCGCCGGGTCCGCCCCGACACTCGCCGCGACGCGCTCGGAACCACGGGCCGGCGCCGGGCTCCGGACCGTCCGGACGGCCTACCGCGAGACCGTGATGGCGGTCCCCCACTTCGAGGCCGAGTACGACGAGACGCTCCGGGAGAGCCTCGCCGCCGAGTTCGGGGCGGACGTGGCCGCACAGGTCGTCGACGGCGCTCGCCTGACGCCGCCGCTGTACCGCGCGCTCGGCGCCGCGGTCGACCGGGCCGTCGACGAACGGCAGCGGTTCCGCCGCACCCTCGAACGCGAGCGCGACTCCCTGGCGGCGGTCCGCGACGGGCTCGCCGCCTGCGAGCGGCGCCTCGACGAGGTCGCGGCCGAACTCGACGGCGCCGACGCCGAGCGGCCGGGCCGCCTCGACGAGCGGCTGGCCGACGCGGAGGCGACCTGTGCGGACCTGGCCGACGAGCGCCAGCGGCTCGTCCACGGCTGCCCCGCGGTCCCGCTCTCCGGCGTCGACGGCGTGAGCCTGGTCACCTTCCTCTACGGCGACCGCGAGCGGCGCTGTCCCGCGCTGGCCGCCGTCGCCGACTGCCTCGAACGGGTGCGCGACCTCCGGACACGCTGTCTCCGGTGA
- a CDS encoding NADPH-dependent FMN reductase, translated as MTRPDVVAVCGSRREGSYTRRALRIALDAAAEAGATAELLDLRTVDLPPFDPDAEEGEAVTEFKRRVREADAVILGSPVYHGSYSATLKDALDYCGKDEFADTTVGLLATAGGGSYASTFDHLRTVVRSVHGWTVPTQVGIRGASGKFDGDEITEPGLEDRIRQLGREVAANADVNPAARRERGVEAPAECDD; from the coding sequence ATGACCCGCCCCGACGTGGTCGCCGTCTGCGGCAGTCGCCGCGAGGGCAGTTACACCCGCCGGGCCCTCCGGATCGCGCTCGACGCGGCCGCGGAGGCCGGCGCCACCGCCGAGTTGCTCGACCTGCGGACGGTCGACCTGCCGCCGTTCGACCCCGACGCCGAGGAGGGCGAGGCGGTGACCGAGTTCAAACGGCGCGTCCGCGAGGCCGACGCCGTGATCCTGGGTTCGCCGGTCTACCACGGCTCGTACTCGGCGACGCTGAAGGACGCGCTGGACTACTGCGGCAAGGACGAGTTCGCCGACACGACGGTCGGCCTGCTCGCGACGGCCGGCGGCGGCAGCTACGCGAGCACGTTCGACCACCTGCGGACCGTCGTCCGGTCGGTCCACGGCTGGACGGTCCCCACCCAGGTCGGCATCCGCGGCGCCTCCGGCAAGTTCGACGGCGACGAGATCACCGAGCCCGGCCTCGAAGACCGGATCCGGCAGCTCGGCCGCGAGGTCGCCGCCAACGCGGACGTGAACCCGGCGGCTCGCCGCGAGCGCGGCGTCGAAGCCCCCGCCGAGTGCGACGACTGA
- a CDS encoding MBL fold metallo-hydrolase: MTDDTPGVTPEALQRRIDAGEPVRVLDLRDRDEVEEWSLSGPGVALTQKPYNRFVQATVTDDLGGFADDVEGEGPITVVCARGEASGEVARELAGAGIDARNLTGGMEAWARLLLATEIDGALPDAPGSTLVQYRRPSSGCLGYMVVSGDEAAVVDPLRAFADRYVADAAERDVEITTAVDTHVHADHVSGLRALAERTGATPVMPAPAVERGVTYDVETVGDGDTVGVGDLTLEAVHAPGHTTGMTAFAVGDALLTGDSLFVDGVARPDLEEGSDEAPAFARALYRTLTERFARFPDGTLVAPGHHGEGAPPGEDGAVTARLGECRELPVFELSEAAFVDRVTGRTPPRPANHAEIVDINLGRESADDGAAFELELGPNNCAAAPADD; encoded by the coding sequence ATGACCGACGACACGCCGGGGGTCACGCCCGAGGCGCTCCAGCGGCGCATCGACGCGGGGGAGCCGGTCCGCGTGCTCGACCTGCGGGACCGCGACGAGGTCGAGGAGTGGTCGCTCTCCGGGCCGGGCGTGGCGCTGACACAGAAGCCGTACAACCGCTTCGTCCAGGCCACGGTGACCGACGACCTGGGGGGGTTCGCCGACGACGTCGAGGGCGAGGGGCCGATCACGGTCGTCTGCGCGCGCGGCGAGGCCAGCGGTGAGGTCGCGCGGGAACTGGCCGGCGCCGGGATCGACGCGCGCAACCTCACCGGCGGGATGGAGGCGTGGGCGCGACTGCTGCTCGCGACCGAGATCGACGGGGCGCTCCCCGACGCACCCGGGTCGACGCTCGTCCAGTACCGCCGCCCCTCCAGCGGCTGTCTGGGATACATGGTCGTCTCGGGCGACGAGGCGGCGGTCGTCGACCCGCTGCGGGCGTTCGCCGACCGGTACGTCGCCGACGCGGCCGAGCGCGATGTCGAGATCACGACCGCCGTCGACACGCACGTCCACGCCGACCACGTCAGCGGCCTGCGCGCGCTGGCCGAGCGGACGGGGGCGACGCCGGTGATGCCCGCGCCGGCCGTCGAGCGGGGCGTGACCTACGACGTGGAGACGGTCGGCGACGGCGACACCGTCGGAGTCGGCGACCTGACGCTCGAAGCCGTCCACGCGCCGGGTCACACAACGGGGATGACCGCCTTCGCCGTCGGCGACGCGCTGCTGACCGGCGACAGCCTGTTCGTCGACGGGGTGGCCCGGCCGGACCTGGAGGAGGGGTCCGACGAGGCGCCCGCGTTCGCGCGGGCGCTCTACCGGACGCTCACCGAGCGGTTCGCCCGCTTCCCCGACGGGACGCTCGTCGCGCCGGGCCACCACGGCGAGGGCGCCCCGCCCGGCGAGGACGGGGCCGTCACGGCGCGGCTGGGCGAGTGCCGCGAGCTGCCCGTCTTCGAGCTGAGCGAGGCCGCGTTCGTCGACCGGGTGACCGGGCGGACGCCGCCGCGGCCGGCCAACCACGCGGAGATCGTCGATATCAACCTCGGTCGCGAGTCGGCCGACGACGGGGCGGCGTTCGAACTCGAACTCGGACCGAACAACTGCGCGGCGGCGCCGGCCGACGACTGA
- a CDS encoding DUF7093 family protein — MSIKCSLLGHSFGETTVEREREEEGTEVVITITEMETCSRCGETRVVSENKEVTSIETPEGGADEFEATPGSEPDDAAEGDTPADDVAAGDDADVSGTTDGADASGAGAAADAGGSVAGEESAGTAGSDGTDAVILDDDGGDESSAQAEARGAETAIPDAEGDGQPAVDADEDDAVIIGDDDRDPGEWPDEDDEPDGTADAEGPGDEGDDDRDDTAVDEGSESDADGDDRDPGEWPEEPSDPAERAGETAEVEILGGDGEGGDAGASDEPADPVEPASGSGAGPADAAAAGPADAGDETDVTDDAVGAWPEEESPSTGAESMGDWPEETKRDGPTDPGAAGPSLGGDETPSITIPEGTFKCSECDFSTEADATSLRAGDFCPECRRGTLLEHADTVPEE, encoded by the coding sequence ATGAGTATCAAGTGTTCGCTCCTGGGACACAGCTTCGGCGAGACGACCGTCGAGCGGGAGCGCGAGGAGGAGGGGACGGAAGTCGTCATCACGATCACCGAGATGGAGACGTGTTCCCGCTGCGGCGAGACCCGCGTGGTCTCCGAGAACAAGGAGGTGACCTCCATCGAGACGCCCGAGGGGGGCGCCGACGAGTTCGAGGCCACGCCGGGTTCGGAACCCGACGACGCCGCCGAGGGGGACACGCCGGCCGACGACGTGGCCGCGGGCGACGACGCCGACGTGAGCGGAACGACCGACGGCGCCGACGCGAGCGGCGCGGGCGCGGCGGCCGACGCGGGGGGGTCGGTCGCGGGCGAGGAGAGCGCCGGGACCGCCGGGAGCGACGGCACCGACGCGGTCATCCTCGACGACGACGGCGGCGACGAGTCCTCGGCCCAGGCCGAGGCCCGCGGCGCGGAGACGGCCATCCCGGACGCCGAGGGGGACGGCCAGCCCGCCGTCGACGCCGACGAGGACGACGCGGTCATCATCGGCGACGACGACCGCGACCCCGGCGAGTGGCCCGACGAGGACGACGAGCCCGACGGGACCGCCGACGCGGAAGGTCCCGGCGACGAGGGCGACGATGACCGGGACGACACTGCAGTCGACGAGGGATCCGAGTCGGACGCCGACGGCGACGACCGCGACCCCGGCGAGTGGCCCGAGGAGCCCTCAGACCCGGCCGAACGCGCCGGCGAGACCGCCGAGGTCGAGATCCTCGGCGGCGACGGCGAGGGCGGGGACGCCGGCGCGAGCGACGAACCCGCCGACCCCGTCGAGCCGGCGAGCGGGTCGGGCGCCGGTCCCGCCGACGCCGCGGCGGCGGGGCCGGCCGACGCCGGGGACGAGACCGACGTGACCGACGACGCCGTCGGCGCCTGGCCGGAGGAGGAGTCGCCCTCGACCGGCGCCGAGTCGATGGGCGACTGGCCCGAGGAGACCAAGCGGGACGGGCCGACGGACCCGGGGGCGGCCGGGCCGTCGCTCGGCGGCGACGAGACGCCGTCGATCACTATCCCCGAGGGGACGTTCAAGTGCTCCGAGTGCGACTTCTCGACGGAGGCCGACGCCACCTCGCTACGCGCCGGCGACTTCTGCCCGGAGTGTCGCCGCGGGACGCTGCTCGAACACGCCGACACCGTCCCCGAGGAGTGA
- a CDS encoding DUF5611 family protein encodes MREYKMRRGEHLDERIEDMEATIEDYFGTISTTEEYKGSDLYVVEDPDNPVFERIIAGAVEYSGKKDKLAVDFVERDAEDVIAEGNADAAADAVDAKNDFLLEATGRDAKSRRDSMKRAVEDSPDEADEV; translated from the coding sequence ATGCGGGAGTACAAGATGCGCCGGGGAGAGCACCTCGACGAGCGTATCGAAGACATGGAGGCGACGATCGAGGACTACTTCGGAACCATCTCGACCACCGAGGAGTACAAGGGGAGCGACCTCTACGTGGTCGAAGACCCGGACAACCCGGTGTTCGAGCGCATCATCGCCGGCGCGGTCGAGTACAGCGGCAAGAAAGACAAACTCGCGGTCGACTTCGTCGAGCGCGACGCCGAGGACGTCATCGCCGAGGGCAACGCCGACGCCGCCGCGGACGCGGTCGACGCGAAAAACGACTTCCTGCTCGAGGCCACCGGCCGCGACGCCAAGAGCCGCCGCGACTCGATGAAACGCGCCGTCGAGGACAGCCCCGACGAGGCCGACGAGGTCTGA